A window of Solanum stenotomum isolate F172 chromosome 9, ASM1918654v1, whole genome shotgun sequence genomic DNA:
TTGTTTGAGCAAAGAAACAAGGGGAATAATCTCAGTAAACACTATAATGAGAAAAGTTgaaaagcaaaataaataaaatccaaGAAATATGCCAGCTTAAAAGTGTTCAAATATTGCTCTTTGTACTAATCCACTATCTTCTTCTTATGAGGTGTATGCTGCAGCTTTAGTTTTTCATGAAAGGACTTGACAACCTTTTTCTTCCTTTGCCTTATTTAACACACATACTATGAATGCAACCATACAATTCTATATTGAAATGTTGTTGAACATACTATGTTAGGATAGTTTGGTTCATAAGATAAGGTGGGATATCTCGTAATTAAATTTGAGATTAAATCTATACTTTGATGAGCCATGAAGCAACAACTCTCTAGCCATGGAATTAGCCACTATAATACAAAAGTCAGGATAGACTGCCTACATTAGACACCCTTAGAATACAATCCTTCCTCGAATCATGCGTGAATACAAAATATTTCGTACACCAAACTGTCTTTTTTCTTGTGTGTGTAGAGGAAGAGGGGAGTTTGTTGGTGACCTTATCATTGTCTCATGAATTACAAAGTATGAAGATAATTTGCATTGCAATTTATATAACCCTAACACAAAAACAGTGATGATGAACCAAAAGGAATAAATACGAGAGGATGATAACATCAACTTGTGTGCACTTTGATTATTTCATCAAATACCTACTATTTTCCACTAATACAAATATCAAGTAATTATATCCATCAAAACTTTAGCAGATGATTATAACTGGAAAACATCACACTTGACTTCTTGTCCTTATTTGAATCTAGACTAAGCTAGAAACAAGGCATGCGCTCACCGTCCGCTTGCCAAAGGAAAATGGATGGGTACTAATCCAAATTTATGGAATGACAAGCCCCAAGAGGGGAGGCAATTGGAGTTCAATCAAGAACAGTATTCAAAGCACTTTAAGGTTGATGATTGGCGCATTATGCTCTTATGGGTTCAATCATTTTCACTTTTGGCACCTTTTAGAATTGCCCAATGTCCCATGCCCTCTTCCATGTGTTTTTCACTTCTTCCAAGATCATCATGATTCATATCAATATCAGTACAagacatatatatatctttGGTTCCTATCACATTTTGAGCTGGCATATATAATAGTACTCTCCCTTCAAAAATTTTAGCTGGCAAGAGTTATTTGTACctacccaaaaaaataaaacatgaacTATCTGACCTACATGTGAACTTGTGTGACTATATATATACCTTTCACCAATTATAAGGACCAATACATGTACAAGTCTCTATATAAACAGTTATGTGTTTGAGTAGAAAGTGATTAAACTGACAATAAGTAGATGATGtgtttagtaaaaaaataaaatgttgataATTAGTACTTACAgttatttacaaaataatagaaGAGTATATGTATACAAAGAGAAGCACgaacaaagaaaattaaatggAGAGGGAGTTATTAGGAGTTCTATTTTGTACAAAGATTATATTAAgtataaatagtaaaatacTTGGTCAAATCAAAAGTTCTTTATAGGCTGTAAAAACCATAAGCGGGAGTCATCAACTTAAGGtttttaattggtttttaaCTCATAAGTACTTGGGTGTTTAACAAAAGCGTAAATAAATTAGAAAGTACATATAAACTATTTTGACCAACTTATAAGCAGCACTTGAAAGGGGTGTCTCTTATGATGCTACAGACGGTTGTCCAAATTGCAAGGGGTAAACTTGGGCACAAATCATAGGATAGATGGTCGTAATATTTTGTTACGTTCTATCATTGTTGCACCACTCACTAAGAATATACTCCTAATAAGTAAGGGGTTCACAATCAAATATGCTTGCACAGCAGGAAAGGCACTATACATTAGtgattagatatttaatttCGACAGCTTTTGGTACCATACTAACTTTGAACATACGGATGAAAACCCCTAATCATGACATTACATTGCAAATGATGatcttttgtttgttttcattGCAAAATGATACTATGCTTGAAAGGGTAATCATCCATGTCTGTTCAAAGTCTATTAACTTTCCACCATATACACAATGCACCAAAAAAGAAAGTCTTTAATTATCAGTTTTTCTAATTCCCCCTTCCCATGGAGGGCTTGAGGAAAGGTAATACCCAGATGAGCTAGCATCTTTGTGAATGGCTTTTAGTGGGATGAAAGTGGAACACACACACAAAGGGGTTTCAATGTCAGGTAGTACAAAAGATATCAAATTTGAGGGCCCTCAACTTCAACACATAGTAATCCAAAAGTAAAGAATTTTAAATTCCATCATCATTGTTTCAAGAGTGAGTAAGACACATGCACAACCCCATCCCACACCCCCTCCCCccattccaaaaaaaataaaaacttttatctatatatatgaaTATCTCTCATTTCCTATTTTACTACACAAAAAGGTTAACAGGATAGAGGAAGAGAAAAAGTGCAATGAAGGATAAAGAAGTTAAAACAAGAATGAAGAGAGGATTTTGGAAACCTGAGGAGGACTTGATATTGAAGAATTGCGTCGAGACTCATGGAGAGGGAAACTGGGCTACCATTTCTGAGAAGTCAGGTATACTTCCAAAATCTTTTAGTCTAATAGCATGTTATATCATCAATGGTCTACTACAATGCTGACGTCAAAGAGTTCAACGTTTCAATATACGTCTTAGGCTTAATGAGGAGTGGTAAGAGCTGCAGACTAAGGTGGAAAAATTACCTCAGGCCAAACATCAAGCGAGGAATGATGTCAGAAGATGAAAAAGACCTCATCATCAGACTCCACAAGCTTCTTGGCAACCGGTCACTGTTTCCCCCCCTGCTTTCCTGCTAATACAACATGAATAGATAATTGATACTTTCCTGCTTTTTTGCTTTACTTATCTCACATCGTTTTTGGTACAGATGGTCACTAATTGCTGGTAGGCTACCTGGAAGAACAGACAATGAAGTTAAGAACTTCTGGAACACACATTTGAATAACAAGAGATCATGTAGAGGCAAAAAGAAGCATGTCAAGTCCAAGGAGGCGAATACTCAAAGCACACAAGGCAAAATGCAAGAGTACCCTGCTGAGACAGTAAGCAACCAAGAAGTGGCCACCAAAACAGTTTTAGATTCATGGATAGAAGAAATGCAGGACTTCAACTGCAGCTTACTCTCACCTCTGACAATGAATAACATGCCATTTCTCGAAGATGAGCCTTTTATTCCCATATTGGACGACATTGTCTTGCTTGAAGCATTCACAAGCACTGGCAAAGAAGCGTGGAATGAGATTCAGCCATTCCTTTAGAAATTTGTTGTAGTATTTCTCTATTGCATCCTTCACATAAGAGCACAATTTCCACTAGTGCCATGACAAGTTAACAACTCCCATGCTAGCGGTTTCGGATTTGAGCTTGTGCTTCATCTGCCTGAAAGCTTATTTGCGAAACCAATTTATGCATGTATCAAGAGGTCAGAAATGAATAGATCTCCCTTTTTCTAAGTATCAGCTTCCTCCTCTACTGCCAATTCCAACTAAGTGAAGAAAAGTAATGAACTATGTATCGGCTATTCCTGTTACAAAAGCTAGCTATCTGGTTTACAATTCTTATTCGCATTGGTGTAGCAACAAAACTTCGAAAACagaaatttttttaaggaaCAGTGAAATAAGATTTCAATATAAGGGCATAAACAGGGTGAAAAAAGCTAGTGACTTCcagccaaaaaaataaaaaatattctgaTTATCAAAATCCATATATACACTGAAAAGAATATCACACTGATTGCCAAGGTCATATGTcaaattatgaaatttaaatCCAGAAGTGGTTACAgtatatcatcatcatcctgTTGATTGTACATTGAAGTAATCTCAAATGGTAATGAAGGTGGAGTTCCAGGAGGGATGCAAGCTTCTCCATTTTCACCGGCACATATGCACAAAGCCTCAGCATCCCTGAGGGTAGCATCGAGGTTAATATGACCACTTAGCTCATTGATAAATTTTAGCAGTGTGTCAAAATCCATCTCTTCTCCTATTATTTTACTGCGGTGTCTTCTCAGAATTGCAACACAGACATACAGATGAAGATGCTCGCTCAAATAATGTGTCCATAAGACCTCCCACAACCGCATTGTTTTCTCAAAGTCAAATTCCCTATAAAAGGCAACATATCAACTTAAAGGGAATCAAAGCATCGATTTAGTGCAATTTGAAGTCTGACAGCCTAAGCTGGAAGTAACATGAGATTTGACAAAATGATAGCTGCATTAAGATATTCAAATTACTCCAACTATCACATTTTTGCTGATGTGTAATCAAACATTCTTTTATCCCTTTGTTTGCTCTTATCCTCCCATCCTCAGAGAGAGGGATGCTGGGAAGAAAGGAGCATATCCATAAATCTTAATGCTTTTAAGGACCACAATCATGATTCCTTCCGGGGAAATGTAAAACAGATTTCTACAAGTGAAAAAAACTTTAGCAATGTCATTGTTTTGTAGTTCTAAAAAATATCCATGAATGGAGGCCTTCTTTTTGGTGTATGTTGAAGGAATAGATAAAACCTAATAGAGTGAACTTAGTTGGACCTCTACAAATTTTTTTCAGAACTCAAtggatagttttttttttaaaattgaacttGATGGACAATTGATCCCCCCCCTACCCTTCTCCAATTTATGCCAGACTTTATCTATAGCGGAGTTCGATTCTGTGACGTATGCCTAATTCATGCATCACGTGTTATGCTCTTACCCCTAGACCAAATCCCTGAACATTAATAGGTTCAACagaatatatatatgcatgcaTAAGTTCGAAGAAATGCTTATCCAGGTGATCATGAGAAGGGATCTATTCCTTCAGTTCCTTAGGTCATGTGAATTGTTCAAGGATCAATGGACAAAAAGAGAACTAGCTGTCATATACATGATAAACAAAAGATTTTTACACTAAATGGGAGTGAGCACTCAACAGGGAGGCGAGAGTTCATACTTCCCAGTATGAAATAAAAGAGAAACAAGTCTGGAATTTGGCTTTTAATCCAAGGCAATCTCAAAATCTCACCAAGGTCAGAAAAATTTCGACATATTAGTCATATTCATCAGCATAATCTAACTTCTGTTTTTGATATTGAATTAGTATAGTTTaactgaaaaatgaaaatagtaCAAGTTTGTTTAAACATAGGATCCACAAATGATCTGTTAATACACAGGCGCATAATATGCTGGCTGCTAGCAGACACAGAATTTTAAGGAGTAGAACTGCTTGCCTTTTGAATTGTATAAGAACCCAGCGAAAGcagaaaaaataattcaagcaGTCCTTCTGTTGGAAGTAATTATGCAAAGGATTGTCCAACAACTCCACCAACTGCATAGCCCAGTAATTTGTGCATCAGATTTTTGACAGCAAACATATACTTATCAGCCAGATATGGTGATATCAACAAATCAAGAATCTTCTATAACAGCAAAAGGGTAAGAAGGGATGGAAACGCCAGGgcttcaagaaaataaaatgcaaCACTGAAACACATTAGCCGCAAAATGAATCATTTCTAAATAGTCAGGCATGTTTAGGTGGTCATTGGAAGGATACCATTTGTCTGACACCTAATCCTTCAATCAGAAAATTGTCCTGCCAATAAAGAGGCTTGCATTGTTTCATGGCCTATTATAGAGGTTATAGCAACATTACAGATTTGTCAGCAGTTAATGGTGGATCATTTGGGATTTTATTTGCAACGAGTGCTTTTTTCATTAGCATGTACCAATTAACATGGCATGCTATAGTTGTGTTAATAGCCTCAGAATAAGAAAGGAAATAATAATCAAGATGCTTTTATGCAGATTACAGACACAGTGTCCTCTCTTGCATTGTCCCATTACAAGTGAGTTGTGGGCATATGTTCATATTATTCTATTTCTGCATACCAATGCTTTAATTAAATTCTTAGAGCAGCTTTGCTTTTTTGGTCACCTCAAGGTAGCTGCTAATACATAATTTATTCATGAAACTTTGGTACAAGAAAAACATTGAACAAAGGCAGCGTCTATATACAAAAAGCAAGAACAAAGCATCACTGAGGTACACAAAGTATAAaacttagtaaaaaaaaaaaactgtgtgtgtgggggggtggggggttgaGAAGCTGGCAAGTTAAATGAAACCACAGACACACAGAAAAAACCTTTGACAATGCAAAAAGCTGAGAATGCACTCCGTTCTGGTCACGATTAAAATTTGGTCCAAGTCGCTCCATCAAAGCCACAAAGCACCAAAACGATTGTGGTTCATCTCCCATCACATACAATATTGGTGAAAGAAGATCACTCATACCCTACAAGTCAAGAGAATAAAAAGTTCATCAGAAAGTTAGCAACCAAGAAAGAAAAGGAACTTGCACCAAGTTGTAAACAGAATACTGGAGCCCAAAGGCACCAACAGCATAGATCAATCATAGAAAGCATGATTCCACCAGTATTATCCACTAAGAATTGAATTCTCTCGAGAGACATTACATACAAAAGGAAAACAGAGTAATCTCAGGTTGGTAATACGAGATACTATAATTTGCATTATGTGAGACCATTTCTTTGACTGACAGTGTGACAATTGCTTCCGAAAAGATTGAATAGAAGGTAAACAATCAGGACATTGGATAGTTATTATGTTAGTTACCAAaaagaacatgcataaaaacatcATTATTATGCTGctacctttttattttaaataacgGTGGTTTCAGGACCAGGAAACCAGTTCTCACGCACCTTAATCTACCGGATATTTTCTACCTCACACCAACACATGTACCGGGTAACTCTGCGCACCATGGTTTAGGCAGCAGATTTTccaaatgaagaaataaaattctCAGATTAAATGCATAGTCTCTTGTTAAAAAATACTGAATCTTATCATTTTATTTCACACCATTATACTACCAGAAAACATGGATCTATTTCTGCAGAAAACTAACATCAAGGTTGGACTCGGTGCTGCCTAGATAGACAATGTTTCAAGGTCAAGTCCCCCTTGGTGAAACAGAACATctaagagaaagagaaagggaGGCAGGAAGCCTGAGATTTTCAATGTTTGAGAAATCGGAAAATCATGCACGTAGCTGAATTAACTTTGCACGAGCATATTAGCAAAGAACGACCAATTAACGTACGCAGTTACCTGACAGTAACCCAGGTCAAAGTTGTAGAATGAGTAAGTGAGCAGTATGTCACGCAAGCACTTCACATTAGAATTATCATCCCCATCATAGAATGGAATTGACCTATCAGTCCTGACCTGCAAGatcaatttaaaagaaaaaggaaaagggaagaAGAGAAATAAGAAGTGTCATAATTTTACAATAACCAAAATAATATGTTACAGAAGTAAGACGGGTAGTTAATGACTCAGATGTGAAGAACTGCATACTGGCTCTCAGCCTCTAATATGGAAGTCATTTGTAGGCCCAAAAGGCTGGAATAATTCGATACTTACCACATCTTTTTCAATAAGAGCTTTCCTTTCTCGGAATTTTGTAAATCTCTTAGCCTGCTCTTTAGTGATGCTCTGCATAAATAGATTCAACATAAACATGAATATTTAAGGCTTAGTTTTACCAAAAAGACCTCAAAGCCATTTTCTCATCATCGGTCCTCTCTGGGGGAGAGAAAACAGGGGAACTGATTTTCCATAAGGAACGGAAAGCATAACTCCACAACAAAACGATTGATTCTTTTAACCCTGAAAATACTAGTCTTTGGAGGAAAGAAAAATTGGGGGGATTGACTTCCCTAGTGGAATATCAGAAGTAAAATTCACAAAGATATATGTTTCAAGTCCTTTAACCCAGAAGAGTACTACAGATTATTAAACACTTGGAACAAACTTCCAGAGGATAATTATCTCCAAGCTCCTTGATGTCCTATTTCAAGAATACCAACGCGAACACATAAAAATACTGTTACTATCCCTACGAATATGTATTCCTCgtttcaatatttaatttacCAGTGGCATCATATAATTCTAGTAGAGACAAGGGATGGCAGTATTCACATGAAATCTGAGATAAAATCATTCTGTGTCAACTGAAGGACAAAGCTCGAGATATCAAAAGAGAATATAGAAACATTGAAACCTAACAGCATCATGATGATGGTAACAAGAATCTCATCAGATTGCAATGAGCTAAATATAAGATGGCAGCttattcaacaattttaatcaCGGAAGGCATTTAGAGTGTGTTTGGTTTGGAGGaaaatagaaaatgtttttcaattttctcatgtttggttgatcAAAATATATgggaaaacattttctctaGGAAACAAGCtccttaaaaatgaggaaaCGACTTCTCTAAGGGAAGTAGGGAAAAAAGTTCCACAAGTGACATTCTAAGTTCATTAACTCCTCCCAACCCACCCAACATCCCCAATTCCCATCCCACCCACAATCACCACCCAAACTCCCACTCCATACCCCATCCCGCCCACATGGTGTTTTGCTAGATTACGTCTAAATGCTCTtgggataatatttttttgcttatttacagaaaactagaaaataagtaagaagcACACTTATTTTCCaacaaaacattttctaggaaaatattATCCATGGAAAATGCTTTCTCTCATACCAAACACATCCCAATCGAACAAAATAAACTAATAGGGGTTTAGAAGGAAGCAGAAATTTCCTGGGCCCCCACCCCGGAAAATAGGTCTAGAGAGAGCTACACAAACCTTCCACTGGTTTTTTATTGTTTCATACTCTGACTTTCTGATAGACGCGAGATATTCCCTCTCGGCACAAGTTGAATCATATGAATGATATCCCAACAGAAATCTCCAGACCTGGAACCACAATGACAAACGGAAGTATATTATTCCTACTTAGACAGACCATGAGAGGGGTATAGATCTCCACAAGAACATACCTCTTTCCTCAGACCTTTCTCCACACCTCCGTAAAAGATCCTCTTTCTTAGTGCCTGCGAGTCTATGACCCTACCTTCAGAGTCCAAAAAGGTGGACCACTGTGGAAAAACATAATGAAGTAAGGAATGTGGACATTAGCTGCAAAAGCCACACACAATAATACACTAAATAACCACAAGCTCCACTAAATAATGAAGTAGgcctatttattttcttgagtcAAGCATATGGAAACTTGATAATAGGTTGCGCTGAGACTCAAAAGCCTACTTTGATTCCATATCAAATTGTGTGATCACCTCATTTAGAAATTTAAGATTGTAAAAAGGGGATATTTCTATCTAATTAGTTAAGCCTGCAACAACAAAACGAGATGGACCTGAGCTTCTGGCTGAAAAGGCTTACTTGACCTAGCACTGGCATGATGCCAACAGTTCAAAAATGTTCTCTTAAAATCATTAACAATGACAAGTCTTATACCTCTTTTGATCCCAACGGAGGCTGGCGCGGTTTTCCCCATACTAGTGATAATTTGTCATAGTCATACtgcagaagaaagaaaaagtgttGATGAACCTGTCACAGACCCCCTAAATTCACTTACTAACACTTCTAGGAAgagatatagagagagaaataggGGGCATGTTTCCAAAATAACTCATGCTGTTGAGCTAGATATAAATTAAGTAGCCTAGACAAAAAATGGTAATTTGAAAAACTCTCTCAAGCATAATAGTTCAAGGattttttctaaattacaaCTGTTATTAAGGTTAGGAGCCATTACAGCCGCTGAAGGGCAGTAGCTCTGAAATATGTCAAGTACTTCATCCACCCATACTACCTGAACTGGGTTTTAATTTGCTTATTATACTTCTAATATATTAGttgtttataaaaaattgtttctaTAGATTTTACCTGGAAGTAATTATAAAATACTAGgtaaccaaaaaaaagaaatgtagTTTTAACTtcataataatataaagaaaagatggTATGGTCCAGTCCAGTCTACAGCTACAGGTAGTATCCAGATGGTGCAACTTCATTCATCATTTTCAAATTGATTCGTTTTAGAAAAATTTCGTCGTAGATCTTTGTTGAAGTATGTGACCATATCATATaaagcttaagttgttagagagaatacatttttaattatattatgtctCGATGCACCTCCGCAAGTGTAGGCCTGATTCTTTGTAATGGGCCAAACATATGGCCTATATTTTTGCTTTTTGGTGGCAGTGAGATTTGAACCTAGGACCTTCTTGCCAGCTCCAATACCATGTTTAAGTGTGGGACCATCTCATTTAAAAGTTGAAGTTGTTAGAGAGAGTACACTTTCATTTTGATGAACAATAAGAAAGAAAAGGTAAAAACTTCAGTTTATCATACACTAAATAGCATCATCTTGTTGGACGAATCTTTCATATCCAACAAAAGCTGAAAACTGGTAGGTTTTTATCTACAGACACCAGTTACAAGAAGTTAATAACATGCTCAACAAGTCAGATGGTTCCTCAGTTATGAACAGACCTCTAAATTTTCATCGCGCATTGCAGCTTCTTCATTCTTATTATGTATCTCACAAGAACTTTCCTGTTTAAAGATAGAGAAGAACGTCAGCACAGTCCTGTGATGAAGTTGATAATACATCCAAAAACGCTACTTGCTGGACTATTCTTATATGGTTTTGAGTACAGTTGACAATGAACTGAGGCAGTTCATTCATTCTCTGAACCCAAGGATAAATCATGTCAACAGCCTTGCCACTTCTCAATTGGAGCACCAGAGAATATTTCTAAACCAAgaaataattccatttcatttttatttttttgacaaagagTGGTTCCATTTCATATCATCTTGCAGTTTTTGGTGTATTACTAAATCTTATTAAAGCATAAGTGCAGAGT
This region includes:
- the LOC125875835 gene encoding transcription factor MYB82-like, with protein sequence MKDKEVKTRMKRGFWKPEEDLILKNCVETHGEGNWATISEKSGLMRSGKSCRLRWKNYLRPNIKRGMMSEDEKDLIIRLHKLLGNRWSLIAGRLPGRTDNEVKNFWNTHLNNKRSCRGKKKHVKSKEANTQSTQGKMQEYPAETVSNQEVATKTVLDSWIEEMQDFNCSLLSPLTMNNMPFLEDEPFIPILDDIVLLEAFTSTGKEAWNEIQPFL
- the LOC125875834 gene encoding uncharacterized protein LOC125875834; this encodes MHEFDLHDLSDDADYADSMQQGSASMTRSGNSNRNSSSEQVDAEIVYLKDNVAIHPTQHAWERIRGRLKLIKQGGSLLMTWIPYEGQSSSARLSEKDKSLYTIRAVPFSDIRSIRRHTPTLGWQYAIVVLSSGLAFPPLYFYNGGLKEFLATIKQHVFLVRSAEDANIFLVNDLQDPLQRTLSSLELPRAVSVANSPTSSIAPSESSFSRTDGEALDKNSAVIQQNGRQRQKHNDPRHLSIQVLEKFSLVTRFARETKSQFLREAHGDGFISNAMKKHDKKPNNYSSVVESNDVHKPLEDVHVPANSSEESSCEIHNKNEEAAMRDENLEYDYDKLSLVWGKPRQPPLGSKEWSTFLDSEGRVIDSQALRKRIFYGGVEKGLRKEVWRFLLGYHSYDSTCAEREYLASIRKSEYETIKNQWKSITKEQAKRFTKFRERKALIEKDVVRTDRSIPFYDGDDNSNVKCLRDILLTYSFYNFDLGYCQGMSDLLSPILYVMGDEPQSFWCFVALMERLGPNFNRDQNGVHSQLFALSKLVELLDNPLHNYFQQKDCLNYFFCFRWVLIQFKREFDFEKTMRLWEVLWTHYLSEHLHLYVCVAILRRHRSKIIGEEMDFDTLLKFINELSGHINLDATLRDAEALCICAGENGEACIPPGTPPSLPFEITSMYNQQDDDDIL